Part of the Odocoileus virginianus isolate 20LAN1187 ecotype Illinois chromosome 27, Ovbor_1.2, whole genome shotgun sequence genome is shown below.
CATTTTGGCTTTCATTCAGATAtcattgactgtttcctttcggAATTTTCTGGTTTATGTGCAGTTTGGGCTCAATATCCATGGACCCAAATTTTCAAGCCATCCCACAGAATACTGACATCCGCTGACACCTTTTACTAGACTTTATTTGAGCATCTTGTTCTGCTTGGTGAATATGAATTATTAGAGTTCATAGTTCTGACAGTATTTTGCCCTCTGGACTCTGAATCCAGGGATCCAAGTTCAAATTTTGGTGGGACCTGAGGCAAGtgtgttttgggcttcccagttggcacactgataaagaacccatctgccaatgcgggagacacaagagatgtgggttcgatccctgggttgggaagatcccctggaggaagaaatggcaacccacttcagtattcttgcctggagaatcccacggacagaggagactggtgggctatagtccatggggtcgcaaagagtcagacatgactaaagtgacttagcacgcacgcacacagtgatcagaaaaatgcaaattaaaacaaacttgGTAAACCACTGTTGATGTGACCAAATTTGAGTAAGGTTGTTGAGCTAGTAGAATGCCTGTGTACTACTGACAGGAATAAGTTGTTATGACCGTTTTGGAAATATCTACCGAGTGTAACCATACTCCATGATCCAGCAAACCTGCTACAAGGTATATATCTTACAGAAACACATTCAAAGACATCAAaataatattcatagcagcattattgtAATTGCCAAGAACTCTAAGCAACACAGATGTCCATTAAAAGTTGTAATGGATGAATATATCATGGTGTATTTGTTTAACTGAATACTatacaataatgaaaatgaatgagcaaGTGCTACATTCAACAATGTGGATGAATTTCACAAATataatgttgagcaaaagaaTCCAGACAAAAATAAGTGTATATTATATGGTTCTGTTTCTGTAAAGTCCGAAAAGCAAAATGAATCTTTGATGATAGATGTcagagtagtagatatattgAGTGAAGAGGGTCAGACACAAGTAGCTTTCTGAGATGCTGgtaaagttctatttttttaaatgagtagcTCACTTTGTGATGTCGTTGAGCTCTACATTTATGAGTTATGCACCTTTTTCTAAGTTTATAATACTTATCATAAAaatcatattaagaaaaaaatttatttctcatttgatGTCTCCTGCATAGTAGGCTAGGGTGCTTGATTATATGCACATTTTTAGATTCAAATGTCAtgtaaatgagaaattatttttgtaaaaccAAGGCCCAgtgagggaaattttaaaaattaaccaagTTAAGAATATTTGGCAAGACAAACTATTGAAATGTTCTGTTTGAGTACAATATGGCTTCTACAGGGCTATTTGCAAGAGAGTGGTTTTGGCAGGGATGTGAAATGGCCAAGCTACTTCCACTGTAAGTGGCACACTTAAAGAATTGGAATCAGGTGCCACTCAAAGCCTCCAATTGTAgagttatttgtgttcttttcactttaaggtatgttgctgctgctgctgctaagttgcttcagtcgtgtccgactctgtgtgaccccacagacggtagcccaccaggctcccccgttcttgggattctccaggcaggaacactggagtgggttgccatttccttctccaattcgtgaaagtgaagtcgctcagtcgtgtccgacccttagcgaccccatggactgcagcccaccaggctcctccgtccatgggattttccaggcaagagtactggagtgggttgccatttccttctccattaaggTGTATTAAATAACTATAAATCAGAATTCTGGTTCTTAGGAGGTAATAGCTCCTCCCCtccttttaactttcatttttactcaGTTTTAGAATTAACCATGGGGATGTGATTAGTCCCAGAGGCTGCTATTCTCTTAAGACAGCCTTGGGAAGTTATTGGCTGTTgaatacttattttaattaatggACCTATTTTcattagaataaaatagaatagaatagaatagaatagaatagaatagaatctACCTAACACATCTCTCTCCCAGTTTACCTGTTGCTTACATGACTAACAAAGATCCATGTGTAGAAGTGAGTAAAAGATCTACAAGTCAATGAAAACTCTCCTAAACTAAAATAGTACAACACACTGTAACAcaagttttattacttttttttttcttttggtgaatgGCACTGAAGCATTAGACTTCATCTGGTAAATTATAGGCAAAgacattatttaaagaaaaagctatAGTAAGCTGATAACACAAATAACAACATTAAAATGATTGAAAGGCCAGACAGAAACAATCTAGATTACCAATAACAAACTGTGCCAAACAGTTGGCTGTTAACCACCTTCCTGGATTATTACAAGATTTTCTTATTGTCCACTGACTATCATTTTTAGACTTAGCACAATCAGATATTAGACTGTAACACAGTCCAGATAGACATACCTATTGAATGGTATGACAACTGATTTACagaattatattttacaaagattTAATAAATCAACTTATATAGAGGCTGAAGGAGGGATAACATTAGAGCTTTAAATATGTTCTTACTTCTGGTTTCCCAAGAATATGGTAAGCAAATACCAGTGTAACAAACAGTGCCATATAGATAACTTGGAGGTaaacatgtttatatatgtgtgtgtgtttatctatcTAGTACTTGGTTCCtaattcctcaaccaggaatcACACCCAGGCCACTgtagtgaaagtgctgagtcctaaccactggaccatcaagggaTTCCCAAACATGCTTCTATATTAAAGACAGTGTTTATTTAAAGTCAGTGGCAAtaactttcactctcctctttcaccctcatcaagaggctttttagttcctctttgctttctgccattagagtagtatcatctggatatctgaagttgttaatatttctcccagcaatcttgattccagcttgtgattcatccagtccaggatttccatgatgtactctgcatataagttaaataagcaaggtgacagtataaaGCTTTGACTTACTTGtttcccaagtttgaaccagtctgttgttccatatctggttctagctgttgcttcttgacctacatccCTATACACGGTTCTTCCAGATCTGCTCCTGCAtgtgcagattcaaccaaccaaggattgtgtagtactgtagtatttgcTATTGGAAGAAAAATTCCTCTGTAGATAGACCCACTAAGGGTCAAGCCAATATTGTccaaggatcaactgtatattttggagacaaTAGGGTGAATTTAATTATGACACGCGTACTAGATGATTGGCATAaggcaaaaataatattttcttttcacccAAAACAGTTACCCACTTTGATTGGCTTTTTTCCCTCCATCCATACATAACACAGTGGGCTAATGTTTTCCACATTTGATGTAAAACAACTGTCTGATTTATTCCTGGGTTAAATAATTAATTAGTCATTATTAGATAATTTCACcccaaatatttactttaaattactCCTACCGAAACTCATTTACAATTTTCTCCCAGTTATCACAGTTTAGGGAATATTCCTTTAATGTACTTCCATTGTTAGTccccaaaacaaaaaccatagGTTTGCATATCAACTCCTGTCCAATTTCTATTGTATGGCTCTGACTTTAATTGTTccagcattttttatttctcttcttactCTATCTAGCACTCCTCTTAAGAATTCAGTGAAGACTTTTTCTTCTTACATCTGTTCCATTTCagtagaaaaatgttttaaagtttagcTATGATTTATGCAGTGATATTattaacattatattaatttccAAATGTACCTATTTATCCCCAGCTCCCACAGGGCACATATGAGCAAGAAGTTCCTATGGAAGAAAAGACTCTTCTGGATACTGCAAAGGAGTCCTTAGGTACCCATCTCCAGTCTATGGAAGACAGAATAGAATATGAATCTCCAGAGTCACACCTCCTTCAAGATAATGGTGAGGATACTTTAGTCTTTAGAAAGAGGATGAGATTTGGGAGAGGGAAGGGCCCATTCATTGAAAGGTTATCAAACTTTATTCCATTGAAGCTTCTACTGAATATAACTGAAGGAAAGGTCAACCAGTGTAGTGTAATGCTATTAATGAACTTGACTTAAGCAATCAGACAATAaggtaaaaaataattgaatacaGTATTTTTCATGGATAACTTGCAATGGAATTAAGTTCCTGTGGATAGATAAATCAGAGATGCCTCTGTATATAAATGTGAATCACTTGTCAGTATAGCCGTGGGTCCCATTTCTATAGCCTCTGCTCCCCATTTCTTATTACATTTGGCTATTTAAGATTGGAAATATTACTTAGAAATCCTactgaagaaaatggaatttcTGAAGTCCATGTCCACTGGAGATCTAAGGACTATTAACAGTGTAATGTGTAGTAGAGGCAGTGGTGCAGGCTGGCTTGGTCTGGAGCTCCTGTCTTTTCCAAAAGGCCTCAGTATAATTgatatcactttttcttttcctatatccCTAGCAACTCCATATTTTCTGCTTATCATAGATCTACTAATATTGATTGTACTAATTTCTGAGGCTCATATTCTCTTGGTTCTCATTTACTTGAccttatatttctttcttccccctgGTTTATCCTTGTTTACCTTCCTTTATGTTCATGGCTCCATAACATGATGCAAAATGTATCAGTGTGGAAAGAAATACTATCTATATATGGTCTTTTCAGTCACATTTTGAAATAGCACTTTTCAGGAGTGTTGTCATCTTCATTATAAAGATAATTAACACATTTTTatccaacacttttttttttttttttgctgcacccaAGGCTTGACTTGTAGAATCTTAGTTGCCTGACAagagattaaacccaggcctCAGCAGTAAAAGCACCAAGTCTGAATCACTGGGAACTCCCTATCCAATACTTTTCTTTGTAATAAAATGTTAGATAGTGGAAGAAATACTAGAAGGAAAAGTGATCCCTGCTTCTTTAGAAACTTATAGTCTTGTCAGTTGTACatatgaaacagagaaagaagaaagtactACAGTGCTAGTTTATGTTATTGATAAATTATATCTTCAAGAAAGGAGAACTCACTGTAAGCTTAAATGATCAAGGAGGTCTTGTTGGAACAATTGAGAGTTAAATGAGGCCAAAACACAGTTTCGAAGCTTTGAAAATTATGAACATTTGAGAATTATTTCAATTTACCTGTTCAATATTTGGTATGCAAATTATCAAACAACtttagaaaaagtatttttccaaGCATCTATAGGACTTTCGAGGTTATATGCTAATTctaaattattctttttgatttttgcAAATAGCTTCCTTAAGACTAGccaaatttgatttatttaaatgtttcattattaTGAATAgtctaaacatttattttaatatgttgtattaAGCCAGAGATATTTTACTACTTCAGGTTCATCTGCTGCTCTTTCTTTATCAAAATTAGTAGTAAGGGTATTTATATTGGGTTTATAGCTTTACAAGCACCAAAAGGGAGGAGATGTAAATATATAGTCTTTAAACTTAAGCCCCAGATGTTGCTATACCAGCTAACAtgactgaataaaacaaaatgtggtatagcctgagacttaaaaaaaaagacaaaaacacctgttaggacttccttgatggttcagtagttaagcatccattccctggtggtccagtcccCTTGCAGTggaggtcagggaactaaaatcccacatgggAACTAAAATCCCTTGTGCCAAAGAGGAACTGCTGAAcctgtgggctccagagcctTGACTTAGCTAGAGAGTTTGggtgctgcaacaaaagatcccctctgcatgctgtaactaaaacctggatgcagccaaaataaataaataaataaattaagaaactatcattctataaaaaaaaactatcacTGTATTTCTGAGACTTCTCTGAAATAGTTTTTGTGtaactaataaataaatggaaaaataataacatCAAGTTGTTTTCTGTGTTACATAAAACAGTGCTTTACTTTAAGGTTAACCCTGGATACTGCTCTGGAAAGTCATAACCTGGCTTCCTACTCTTTATCAGAACTTTTTGTTCCTGGCTACCTCTCTTTATTCCTCCAAAGGTAGACTTCTTAATCAAAATTGTGCTGCCCCTCTTATGTGTTCATATCTACTTCTGCTCTGAGCTCTAGTGGTTATTTGGGCAATATGGTATTTAGATTATATTCCCAAATATTCTAATtggtttttcatttatattttaggaTCATTTTTGTGGCTTTCCATGATGTCTCAAAGCATGGCTGATGATAACTTTAGTAGTTTAGATACTAATgaagcagaaatcaaaccagaaaACATGAGAGAAAAGTTCTTCAGAAGCTTAGCAGTGTTACTGGAAAACAAGAGCAATAACACCAAGATATTTTCTAAAGCAAAGTACTGTCAATTAATCAGGGAAGTGAAAGAAGCTAaggctaaggaaaaaaaagaatcaattgaCTACCGGCGCTTGGCTAGATTTGATGTGATCATTGTACAAGGTCATGAGAAACTAATTGAGGctataaatggggaaacagataAAATACGGTATTATTTACACAGTGAAGACTTATTTGACATATTACATGATACACATCTCAGCATTGGACATGGTGGACGTACCCGCATGGAAAAAGAGTTACAAGCAAAATACAAGAACATCACAAAAGAAGTTATAATGCTATACTTGACACTTTGCAAACCATGCCaacagaaaaattcaaaactCAAGAAAGTTCTAACATCAAAGCCAATTAAGGAAGTTAACTCAAGATGCCAAGTGGATCTTATAGACATGCAGTTGAATCCTGATGGAGAGTATAAATTTATTATGCATTATCAAGACTTTCGTACAAACTTGAGTTTTTTGCGGTCATTAAAATCTAAAAGGCCTAAAGAGGTTGCATGTGctcttttagatatttttacaATTATTGGAGCACCCAGTGTTCTACAGTCTGACAGTGGGAGGGAATTTTCAAGCCAGATTGTCAGTGAACTTAGTAATATTTGGCCAGAACTTAAAATTGTTCATGGGAATCCTCAGCCCTGCCAAAGCCTAAGTTCTATAAATCAAGTTAATGAGGATATCCAAAATCGGATTATCTCCTGGATGCAAACTAACAATTCATCACACTGGGCTGAATTTTTGTGGTTTATTCAAATGACCCAAAATCAACCCCATTACAGAGGCATGCAACAGACTCTATGTGAGGGTGCATTTAGCTCTGAAGCTAAACTGGGGCGCTCTCATTCTCAGTCAACTGAAGAACTTGTTGCCAGCCTTAACACAGAAAATGAATTGGAACAGGCTgataaagaatcagaaaatagTCTAAGAGCCCAGTATGAAGAAAACATTGAGGTTGGAACAGATAGTAGTGATATTGAAGAGATTCTTTCTATTACTCCTAAGGTAGCCAAAAAAACTGTTCCTGAAAGCAGACTGAATTTTTTATCATGTGTGAGTTGTGGGAAAGAATGCATAGGTGCTAACAGTTGTGAATCATGTTGTAGAAACATCCATGCAATCTGTGGAGTGCCCTCTCAACATGAGACTGAGGGTCATTGTAACAAAATAACTTGTAGTCTTTGCTACCAGACCActacaatgaaaaggaaacaTGATGAGGTTCCAAGAAGTTTGACTGTTCAGCCTTTCAAAATGTTAAAGCCATCGGAGACATCGTGTTCATCAGACAAAGTAGGAGACTGGGTAAGAATTTTCTGTAGATCAAGAGCCTCTTTCTACTTTACTGTGATCATGATGAGTGAGAAAGTTTTGACATGGCACACTAAAGCACAATGATGGGCATCTTGGATATATTTTCTCCCAAAATAGGTCAATTACTTTTAACATCCTCCCTCCACTCATTTTTCAAGTTGGAAGTTATAACCTTGGATGCTGCTTTGTTTATTGTTCTGGAGTGAGCAGCAGTAATCTCTCTTCTTTCTGATGTCAAGCATTTCTTGGGGGGATGAGAAAGCTAGGATCCGGGGGACAAATGGTATGCCTGGTGGTATGTTTCTGCAGAAGGATAAATTTGGGAACAGATAAACTGACTGTTAGCATTGTTTTAGTTATATGTAAGTTTGGGTGGAGAGGTAAGCTAAGAAAGGGCATCTCAGGTCAAGTGAAGAAATATTTAGGAAAGGCAGGGAATGATAAATTTGGTTgggagacatgagtttgtgttGGGAAATTTGGTTTTCTGATTAAAATGAAGAGTGTGAAATAAGGCCAAAGAGATTTTTTCAATCATTAGGTTTTATAAAGTAGAGCTAATATATGTTCAAGTTAGTGTTTTGAAATATGAAGGTTACACATGATTTGGGCCAGTGGTATTCAGAGTTTGTTCTTCAGACCAGTGGTGGTCTGCAAACTGTCATACTAGATCATAATGAGGTAAGTACACATATTGAGAGTACCTGGAAATTACAACAATATGACATTGCTGGTACCAAGCATATGATTAATGAGCTCATCTTTTCAAATAGAATATTCAGTTTTGATGTTAAACTCTCAAGGTGAATCACATGTGATAGCAGTTATAAATTAGTCAAGCGCAATAGGTTCACATTAAAATGTGTGATATGCTGTTTAGCTTGTCAGCTGTAACCCAAAAGTgtgtaaaactgagaaaaatgtaAGCATTTACTTATCtttataacttaattttaaaatcattttatggtTTTAATCAAGCCTcgttttgtaaaattttaaaaaattgaagtatagttgatttataatattatgttaatttcaagtgtacagcacagtgattcagtttatatatgtatatatacatatatgtatatatacacattcttttttcagatcctttccccttataggtcattacaaaatatttagtatattccctatgctatacagtaggaccttgttggttatctattttatatatagtagtatatatatgtcaatctcagtctcctaatttatccctcctccgtCTTTCTCTTTTGGTAACTGACCATaaggttgtttctatatctgtgagtctctttctgttttggaaataagttcatttgtatcttttttttagattccacttataagcaatgtaatttatttatctttctttttctggcttacttcactgaatatgataatttctaagtccatccatgttgctgcagatggcattacttcattcttttttatggctgagtaatattccattgcatatatgtactgcatcttctttatccattcatgtgttcaTGGACCTTTAGgtgcctccatgtcttggctgttgtaaatagtgctgcaatgaacattggggtgtatgtatcattttgaattatagttttctctgaatatatgcctaggagtgggattgcgggATCATACAGtaactctattttttgttttttgaggcgcttccatactgttctccatagtggctgtaccaatttactttcctaccaacagtgtagaagaagagttccttttcctccacatcttttattatttgtagattttttgatgatgcaagcctagtttttaatttttagtttaacaTTATTAATAAAGACGAAAGTAAAATTTgtattgcttatttttaattctaatttgcAGATGACAAAACAAGCTTCACTGGACTTTTTTGTGAAGAAAAGACACACCTATTCTGAATATGGCAATAGTAGCAAAAGAAATGGTAACAATGGAAGTCATCTTGAGGGAGTGAAAACCAAAAGAGTTCATGCTAGCTTTACTCGGAAGTATGATCCCTCATATATTGAGTTTGGTTTCATAGCCATAATTGATGGTGAAGTGCTGAAACCACAGTGTATTATTTGTGGAGATGTACTGGCTAATGAAGCGATGAAGCCATCGAAACTTAAGCGGCATCTATAttcaaaacataaagaaataagCTCACAACCAAAAGAATTCTTTGAAAGAAAGAGTAATGAATTGAAAAACCAACCAAAGCATGTGTTCAATGTTTCTCACATAAACATTAGTGCTTTGAGGGCTTCTTATAAAGTAGCACTTCCGGTTGCTAAGTCTAAAACACCATACACAATTGCTGAGACACTAGTGAAGGACTGCATCAAAGAAGTTTGCTTAGAAATGTTGGGTGAATCTGCAGCAAAGAAGGTAGCTCAAGTACCACTTTCCAATGACACCATAGCTCGACGTATTCAGGAACTGGCAAATGATATGGAAGACCAACTCATAGAACAAATAAAACTAGCCAAGTATTTTTCATTGCAACTTGATGAATGCAGAGATATTGCTAACATGATAATTCTTTTAGTATATGTGAGGTTTGAACATGATGATGATATAAaggaagaattctttttttcagcCTCTTTACCAACAAACACAACTAGCTCAGAACTGTATGAAGCTCTGAAGAATTATGTTGTCAACAAATGTGGTTTGGAATTTAAGTTTTGTGTAGGAGTGTGTTCTGATGGTGCAGCTTCAATGACAGGAAAACATTCTGAACTGATTACCCAGATTAAAGAACTTGCACCAGAATGTAAAATAACACATTGCTTCATTCATCGAGAATGTCTTGCTATGAAAAAAATATCAGCTGAACTGAATAGTGTGCTTACTGACATagtaaaaattgtgaattatgTAAAATCTAATGCATTAAAttcaagattattttctttattatgtgATAATATGGAAGCTGATCATAAGCAACTGTTATTGCATGCTGAAATACGGTGGTTATCCTGGGGAAAAGTTCTATCAAGATTGTTTGAAATACGAAATGAACTCTTAGTATTTCTGCAAAGCAAGAAGCCAGTTTGGTCCCAacttttcaaagatgtgaattgGATTGCCAAACTTGCTTATTTATCTGatatcttctgtatttttaatgatCTTAATGTTTGCATGCAAGGAAAGAATGCAACATGTTTTT
Proteins encoded:
- the SCAND3 gene encoding SCAN domain-containing protein 3; amino-acid sequence: MAAAPGAIPALAGQGSEEQGEIIKIKVKEEDPIWDQASFLQKNLSYSRELSRQRFRQFCYQETPGPREALSQLRELCRLWLSPETHTKEQILELLVLEQLLTILPEELQAWVREHHPESGEEVVTVLEDLERELDEPRQQLPQGTYEQEVPMEEKTLLDTAKESLGTHLQSMEDRIEYESPESHLLQDNGSFLWLSMMSQSMADDNFSSLDTNEAEIKPENMREKFFRSLAVLLENKSNNTKIFSKAKYCQLIREVKEAKAKEKKESIDYRRLARFDVIIVQGHEKLIEAINGETDKIRYYLHSEDLFDILHDTHLSIGHGGRTRMEKELQAKYKNITKEVIMLYLTLCKPCQQKNSKLKKVLTSKPIKEVNSRCQVDLIDMQLNPDGEYKFIMHYQDFRTNLSFLRSLKSKRPKEVACALLDIFTIIGAPSVLQSDSGREFSSQIVSELSNIWPELKIVHGNPQPCQSLSSINQVNEDIQNRIISWMQTNNSSHWAEFLWFIQMTQNQPHYRGMQQTLCEGAFSSEAKLGRSHSQSTEELVASLNTENELEQADKESENSLRAQYEENIEVGTDSSDIEEILSITPKVAKKTVPESRLNFLSCVSCGKECIGANSCESCCRNIHAICGVPSQHETEGHCNKITCSLCYQTTTMKRKHDEVPRSLTVQPFKMLKPSETSCSSDKVGDWMTKQASLDFFVKKRHTYSEYGNSSKRNGNNGSHLEGVKTKRVHASFTRKYDPSYIEFGFIAIIDGEVLKPQCIICGDVLANEAMKPSKLKRHLYSKHKEISSQPKEFFERKSNELKNQPKHVFNVSHINISALRASYKVALPVAKSKTPYTIAETLVKDCIKEVCLEMLGESAAKKVAQVPLSNDTIARRIQELANDMEDQLIEQIKLAKYFSLQLDECRDIANMIILLVYVRFEHDDDIKEEFFFSASLPTNTTSSELYEALKNYVVNKCGLEFKFCVGVCSDGAASMTGKHSELITQIKELAPECKITHCFIHRECLAMKKISAELNSVLTDIVKIVNYVKSNALNSRLFSLLCDNMEADHKQLLLHAEIRWLSWGKVLSRLFEIRNELLVFLQSKKPVWSQLFKDVNWIAKLAYLSDIFCIFNDLNVCMQGKNATCFSMADKIEGQKQKLKAWEKRVSTDCYDMFHNLTTVINEVGNDLDIAHLRKVVSEHLTNLLDCFELYFPSKEDPRIGNSWIQNPFLSSKDNLNLTVILQDKLLKLATDEGLKMNFENTASLASFWIKVKNEYPELAEIALKSLLLFPSTYLCETGFSTLSVIKTKHRNSLNIHYPLRVALSSIQPRLDKLTSKKQAHLSH